One Equus caballus isolate H_3958 breed thoroughbred chromosome 17, TB-T2T, whole genome shotgun sequence DNA window includes the following coding sequences:
- the EEF1AKMT1 gene encoding EEF1A lysine methyltransferase 1 isoform X3 → MPSRSNRSTQQLSQFWYSQETALQLAKEAITAAGEGGRIACVSAPSVYQKLRELHREDFSVYIFEYDKRFAIYGEEFIFYDYNNPLDLPEKIAAHSFDIVIADPPYLSEECLRKTSETIKYLTQGKILLCTGAVMQEEAAKLLGVKMCKFIPEHTRTLANEFRCYVNYDSGLDHDI, encoded by the exons ATGCCGAGCAGAAGCAACAGATCGACCCAG CAGTTGAGCCAGTTTTGGTACAGTCAGGAGACGGCTTTGCAGCTCGCCAAGGAAGCGATTACAGCTGCTGGAGAGGGTGGCAG AATAGCATGTGTGAGTGCCCCGAGTGTTTACCAGAAACtgagagagctgcacagagaagACTTTTCTGTATACATCTTTGAATATGACAAAAGATTTGCCATATATGGAGAAGAGTTTATCTTCTATGATTACAATAATCCACTGGATTTACCTGAAAAAATTGCTGCACATAGTTTCGACATCGTAATAGCAGATCCCCCCTATCTTTCTGAGGAATGTCTCAGGAAAACGTCAGAAACCATCAAGTATCTGACTCAGGGCAAGATTCTGCTGTGCACAG GTGCCGTCATGCAAGAAGAGGCAGCGAAACTTCTTGGAGTGAAGATGTGCAAGTTTATTCCAGAACACACTCGAACCCTGGCAAATGAGTTTCGCTGTTACGTGAATTATGATTCTGGGCTGGACCATGACATCTAA
- the EEF1AKMT1 gene encoding EEF1A lysine methyltransferase 1 isoform X1, translated as MSDSEDDDIPQLSSHTLAALQEFYAEQKQQIDPGGDDKYNIGIIGENWVSKRVPRLSGSSGVEPVLCLVQCSSASHLIPKSILPVIRELHLFGELGQKAVPEYFKTARVQIFLVLALKQQLSQFWYSQETALQLAKEAITAAGEGGRIACVSAPSVYQKLRELHREDFSVYIFEYDKRFAIYGEEFIFYDYNNPLDLPEKIAAHSFDIVIADPPYLSEECLRKTSETIKYLTQGKILLCTGAVMQEEAAKLLGVKMCKFIPEHTRTLANEFRCYVNYDSGLDHDI; from the exons ATGAGTGACTCCGAAGATGACGATATCCCCCAGCTGTCTTCCCACACCCTAGCAGCTCTCCAGGAATTTTATGCCGAGCAGAAGCAACAGATCGACCCAGGTGGGGACGATAAATATAACATTGGCATAATAGGAGAGAACTGGGTAAGTAAACGCGTTCCACGCCTCTCAGGAAGCAGTGGTGTGGAACCTGTTCTGTGCCTAGTACAGTGTTCGTCTGCATCCCACCTAATACCCAAATCTATCTTGCCGGTCATTCGGGAGCTGCACCTCTTTGGGGAGCTAGGACAGAAGGCAGTCCCTGAATATTTTAAGACAGCACGAGTGcagattttcctggttctggCTCTCAAGCAG CAGTTGAGCCAGTTTTGGTACAGTCAGGAGACGGCTTTGCAGCTCGCCAAGGAAGCGATTACAGCTGCTGGAGAGGGTGGCAG AATAGCATGTGTGAGTGCCCCGAGTGTTTACCAGAAACtgagagagctgcacagagaagACTTTTCTGTATACATCTTTGAATATGACAAAAGATTTGCCATATATGGAGAAGAGTTTATCTTCTATGATTACAATAATCCACTGGATTTACCTGAAAAAATTGCTGCACATAGTTTCGACATCGTAATAGCAGATCCCCCCTATCTTTCTGAGGAATGTCTCAGGAAAACGTCAGAAACCATCAAGTATCTGACTCAGGGCAAGATTCTGCTGTGCACAG GTGCCGTCATGCAAGAAGAGGCAGCGAAACTTCTTGGAGTGAAGATGTGCAAGTTTATTCCAGAACACACTCGAACCCTGGCAAATGAGTTTCGCTGTTACGTGAATTATGATTCTGGGCTGGACCATGACATCTAA
- the EEF1AKMT1 gene encoding EEF1A lysine methyltransferase 1 isoform X2 yields MSDSEDDDIPQLSSHTLAALQEFYAEQKQQIDPGGDDKYNIGIIGENWQLSQFWYSQETALQLAKEAITAAGEGGRIACVSAPSVYQKLRELHREDFSVYIFEYDKRFAIYGEEFIFYDYNNPLDLPEKIAAHSFDIVIADPPYLSEECLRKTSETIKYLTQGKILLCTGAVMQEEAAKLLGVKMCKFIPEHTRTLANEFRCYVNYDSGLDHDI; encoded by the exons ATGAGTGACTCCGAAGATGACGATATCCCCCAGCTGTCTTCCCACACCCTAGCAGCTCTCCAGGAATTTTATGCCGAGCAGAAGCAACAGATCGACCCAGGTGGGGACGATAAATATAACATTGGCATAATAGGAGAGAACTGG CAGTTGAGCCAGTTTTGGTACAGTCAGGAGACGGCTTTGCAGCTCGCCAAGGAAGCGATTACAGCTGCTGGAGAGGGTGGCAG AATAGCATGTGTGAGTGCCCCGAGTGTTTACCAGAAACtgagagagctgcacagagaagACTTTTCTGTATACATCTTTGAATATGACAAAAGATTTGCCATATATGGAGAAGAGTTTATCTTCTATGATTACAATAATCCACTGGATTTACCTGAAAAAATTGCTGCACATAGTTTCGACATCGTAATAGCAGATCCCCCCTATCTTTCTGAGGAATGTCTCAGGAAAACGTCAGAAACCATCAAGTATCTGACTCAGGGCAAGATTCTGCTGTGCACAG GTGCCGTCATGCAAGAAGAGGCAGCGAAACTTCTTGGAGTGAAGATGTGCAAGTTTATTCCAGAACACACTCGAACCCTGGCAAATGAGTTTCGCTGTTACGTGAATTATGATTCTGGGCTGGACCATGACATCTAA